From the genome of Saccopteryx bilineata isolate mSacBil1 chromosome 6, mSacBil1_pri_phased_curated, whole genome shotgun sequence, one region includes:
- the TLR3 gene encoding toll-like receptor 3, with amino-acid sequence MSRNLLYHISCCLGLLLFWSVCPSSTNRCAVWHEVADCSHLKLTEIPDDLPANITVLNLTHNQLRKLPPANFTRYNQLTILDGGYNSISKLEPGLCQTLPLLNILNLQHNELYRLSDETFISCLNLTELHLQSNLIQKIQNNPFKSLKNLIKLDLSHNGLSSTELGTEMQLENLQELLLSNNKIHVLRREELDFLGNSSLKILELSSNPIKEFSPGCFHVIGKLFGLSLNKVPLGPGLTEKLSLELSNTSLQNLSLRYTQLYRTSNVTFAGLQQTNLTMLDLSYNSLTVIGNDSFAWLPHLEYLLLEYNNIEHLSSRSFNGLANVRYLNLRRSFTKQSNSLALLPKIDDFSFQWLTRLESLNMDYNNFPGIKRNTFTGLIKLKYLSLANSFTSLQTLTNETFVSLAHSPLLMLNLSKNKISEIESGAFSWLGDLKVLDLGVNEIGQELTGQEWGGLGNIVEIYLSYNKYLQLTSNSFASVPSLRQLMLRRVALKNMDLSPSPFRPLRNLTILDLSNNNIANINDELLEGLEKLEILDLQHNNLARLWKHANPGGPVQFLKGLSHLRILNLESNGFDEIPVEVFKDLFQLKSINLGLNNLNILPPSVFDNQASLKSLNLQKNLITSVEKNVFGPAFKNLSNLDMRFNPFDCTCESIAWFVNWLNGTHTNIPELSSHYLCNTPPPYHGFPVMLFDISPCKDSAPFELLFMINTSILVTFIFLVLFIHFEGWRISFYWNVLVHRALGFKEIDGRPKQFDYAAYIVHAYEDRDWVWEHFSPMEEEDQTLRFCLEERDFQAGVLELEAIVNSINRSRKTIFVITQHLLKDPLCKRFKVHQAVKKAIEQNLDSIILIFLEDIPDYKLNHALCLQRGMFKSHCIFHWPVQKERINAFHHKLQVALGSKNSIP; translated from the exons ATGAGCCGGAATTTGCTGTACCACATCTCCTGCTGTTTGGGACTGTTGCTTTTTTGGAGTGTGTGTCCATCTTCCACCAACCGATGTGCCGTTTGGCACGAAGTAGCCGACTGTAGTCATCTGAAGTTGACTGAAATACCTGATGACCTCCCGGCAAACATAACAGTATTGAATCTGACCCACAACCAACTCAGAAAATTACCGCCTGCTAATTTTACAAGATACAACCAACTTACTATCTTGGATGGAGGCTATAACAGCATCTCAAAACTGGAGCCGGGATTGTGCCAAACACTCCCTTTGCTGAACATTTTGAATCTTCAACACAATGAGCTGTATCGACTTTCCGATGAAACCTTTATCTCCTGCCTGAATTTGACTGAGCTCCATCTTCAGTCCAATTTAAtccagaaaattcaaaataatccCTTTAAAAGCCTCAAG aaTTTAATCAAGTTAGATCTGTCTCATAATGGTTTATCATCTACTGAATTAGGAACTGAGATGCAACTGGAAAATCTCCAAGAGCTCCTattgtcaaataataaaattcatgtaCTAAGACGTGAAGAACTTGATTTCCTTGGcaactcttctttaaaaatattagagtTGTCATCAAATCCAATTAAAGAG TTCTCTCCAGGGTGTTTTCACGTAATTGGAAAATTATTCGGTCTCTCTCTGAACAAAGTCCCGCTGGGCCCCGGTCTCACAGAGAAGCTTTCTCTGGAATTGTCCAACACTAGCCTTCAGAATCTCTCCCTGAGATACACTCAGCTGTACCGAACAAGCAACGTGACTTTTGCTGGACTACAGCAGACAAATCTCACCATGCTCGATCTTTCCTATAACAGTCTAACTGTGATTGGCAACGATTCCTTTGCTTGGCTTCCGCATCTAGAATATCTCCTCCTGGAGTACAATAACATAGAACATTTGTCTTCTCGCTCCTTTAATGGGCTTGCCAATGTGAGATACCTGAATTTGAGACGCTCTTTTACTAAGCAAAGCAATTCCCTTGCTTTGCTTCCCAAGATTGATGATTTTTCCTTTCAGTGGCTCACACGTTTAGAGTCTCTTAATATGGACTATAACAACTTTCCaggcataaaaagaaatacattcacAGGGCTCATAAAGCTGAAATATTTAAGTCTAGCCAACTCCTTCACAAGTTTGCAAACTTTAACAAATGAAACATTTGTATCACTTGCTCATTCTCCTTTACTTATGCTCAacctaagcaaaaataaaatctcagaaaTAGAGAGTGGTGCTTTTTCTTGGCTGGGCGACCTAAAGGTACTTGACCTTGGCGTTAATGAAATTGGGCAAGAGCTCACAGGCCAGGAATGGGGAGGTCTAGGAAATATTGTTGAAATCTACCTGTCGTACAACAAATACCTACAACTGACAAGCAACTCCTTTGCCTCGGTGCCAAGCCTTCGACAACTGATGCTCCGCAGGGTGGCCCTTAAAAACATGGATCTCTCCCCTTCACCTTTTCGCCCTCTGCGTAACTTGACCATTCTCGATCTAAGCAACAACAACATAGCCAACATAAATGATGAACTCTTGGAGGGTCTGGAGAAACTGGAAATTCTGGACTTGCAGCATAACAACTTAGCTCGGCTCTGGAAACATGCAAACCCTGGTGGTCCTGTTCAATTTCTAAAGGGTCTTTCTCACCTCCGCATCCTTAATTTAGAGTCTAATGGCTTTGACGAGATCCCAGTAGAGGTCTTCAAGGACTTATTTCAATTAAAGAGCATCAATTTAGGACTGAACAATTTAAACATACTTCCACCCTCTGTCTTTGATAATCAGGCATCTCTAAAGTCATTGAACCTTCAGAAGAATCTCATCACATCAGTTGAGAAGAATGTTTTTGGGCCAGCTTTCAAGAACCTGAGTAATTTGGACATGCGCTTTAATCCATTTGATTGTACGTGTGAAAGTATTGCCTGGTTTGTTAATTGGCTCAATGGCACCCATACCAACATCCCTGAGCTCTCCAGCCATTACCTCTGCAATACTCCACCTCCGTATCATGGTTTTCCAGTGATGCTTTTTGATATATCACCCTGCAAAGACAGTGCCCCCTTTGAACTCCTTTTCATGATAAATACCAGTATCTTAGTGACTTTTATCTTTCTTGTACTGTTCATCCATTTTGAAGGCTGGAGGATATCTTTTTATTGGAATGTTTTAGTGCATCGAGCTCTTGGTTTCAAAGAAATAGATGGGCGGCCCAAGCAGTTTGACTATGCAGCATATATAGTTCATGCCTATGAAGACAGGGACTGGGTCTGGGAACACTTCTCCCCAATGGAAGAAGAAGATCAAACTCTCAGGTTCTGTCTGGAAGAAAGGGACTTTCAGGCAGGTGTCCTGGAACTTGAAGCAATTGTTAATAGCATCAACAGAAGCAGAAAAACTATTTTTGTTATAACACAGCATCTATTAAAAGATCCATTATGCAAAAG gttCAAGGTACACCAAGCAGTTAAGAAAGCTATTGAGCAAAACCTGGACTCCATTATCTTGATCTTTCTTGAGGACATTCCAGATTACAAATTGAACCATGCACTCTGCTTGCAAAGAGGGATGTTTAAATCTCACTGCATCTTCCACTGGCCGGTTCAGAAAGAACGAATAAATGCCTTCCATCATAAATTGCAAGTAGCACTTGGATCCAAAAATTCAAtaccttaa